The Micromonospora sp. Llam0 genome includes a window with the following:
- the dinB gene encoding DNA polymerase IV, which produces MAGEASILHADLDAFYASVEQRDDPRLRGRPVIVGAGVVLAASYQAKARGVRTAMPARRARLICPEALVVPPRMAAYTAASRAVFEVFRQTTPLVEPLSIDEAFLDVGGLRRLVGAPADIAARLRVAVRDQVGLPITVGVARTKFLAKVASGVAKPDGLLVVPPDEELAFLHPLPVERLWGVGPITAGKLRERGITTVGRVAGLGEPALVSIVGAAAGRHLHALAHNQDPRRIQTGVRRGSIGSQQALGRASRDPADVDAILAGLVDRVGRRMRAAGRTGRTVTLRLRFGDFTRATRAHTLPRATNQTSTVLDTARDLLAAAGPMIGERGLTLLGVSVGNLDDGQATQLTLPLDPADAAPEAAAPQPRGRQESLDAALDAVRDRFGSSAVNRAVLLGRDLGPAAPLLPD; this is translated from the coding sequence GTGGCGGGTGAGGCCAGCATCCTGCACGCCGACCTGGACGCGTTCTACGCCTCGGTCGAGCAACGCGACGACCCCCGGCTGCGCGGCCGGCCGGTGATCGTCGGCGCCGGTGTGGTGCTGGCCGCCAGCTACCAGGCCAAGGCGCGCGGCGTACGCACCGCGATGCCCGCCCGGCGGGCCCGGCTGATCTGCCCGGAGGCGCTGGTCGTGCCACCCAGGATGGCGGCGTACACGGCGGCCAGCCGGGCGGTGTTCGAGGTGTTCCGGCAGACCACGCCGCTGGTCGAGCCGCTCTCCATCGACGAGGCGTTCCTCGACGTCGGCGGGCTGCGCCGGCTCGTCGGGGCGCCGGCCGACATCGCCGCCCGGTTGCGGGTCGCGGTCCGCGACCAGGTCGGGCTGCCGATCACCGTCGGGGTGGCCCGGACCAAGTTCCTGGCCAAGGTGGCCAGCGGCGTCGCCAAACCGGACGGGCTGCTGGTGGTGCCGCCCGACGAGGAGTTGGCGTTCCTGCACCCGCTGCCGGTCGAACGGCTCTGGGGCGTCGGCCCGATCACCGCCGGCAAGCTGCGCGAACGCGGCATCACCACGGTCGGCCGGGTGGCCGGCCTCGGGGAGCCGGCGCTGGTCAGCATCGTCGGCGCCGCCGCCGGCCGGCACCTGCACGCCCTCGCCCACAACCAGGACCCGCGCCGAATCCAGACCGGCGTCCGACGCGGCTCGATCGGCTCCCAGCAGGCACTGGGCCGGGCCAGCCGCGACCCGGCCGACGTGGACGCGATCCTCGCCGGGCTGGTCGACCGGGTCGGCCGACGGATGCGGGCCGCCGGGCGCACCGGCCGGACGGTCACCCTGCGGCTACGGTTCGGCGACTTCACCCGGGCCACCCGCGCCCACACCCTGCCCCGGGCCACCAACCAGACGTCGACCGTCCTGGACACCGCCCGCGATCTGCTGGCCGCCGCCGGACCGATGATCGGCGAGCGCGGCCTCACCCTCCTCGGCGTCTCGGTCGGCAACCTCGACGACGGTCAGGCCACCCAGCTGACGTTGCCACTGGATCCGGCCGACGCCGCGCCGGAGGCAGCAGCACCGCAACCCAGGGGTCGGCAGGAGAGCCTGGACGCCGCGCTCGACGCGGTCCGCGACCGGTTCGGGTCCAGCGCGGTCAACCGGGCGGTGCTGCTCGGCCGCGACCTCGGCCCCGCCGCCCCACTGCTGCCGGACTGA
- a CDS encoding sigma-70 family RNA polymerase sigma factor: protein MDDRTIVAALVAGDPRGLDRAYRVYADRLYTYCRFLLRDADGAADAVHDTFVLAGQRAAQLRDPERLRPWLYAIARNECLRVIRGQRRQLPLDDVGELPATPVDPVTGLGAEQLRELVRSAAAGLNPGDRQVIELAIRHDLSAADVGAVLGVSDSHAHARLSRARTQLERAIGALLVARTGADDCPTLGELLRGWDGTLTVLLRKRVSRHIESCPTCADRRRRQVSPAALFSAYATLPMLAVPAELWPRLELTSADAGQAATRARIEQRAGRFDPATGFPRRGEPRRGRLLAGLAAAAVLALLIGGAVVVPRLATVDDTARSAPAESPGLAAPPTTPSAGSEPTATPGEPAPTMPTATASAGGGPEPTGSAGPLPLTVQAEARVSCTGSSRYQLTVVATVTGGTVESAVLIWTSGAAGSTQPPPTDPTTEPGSDPESTSGPGAGGPGGIAAPGGVPARGGEVAMTVSGGTATGQVGQVAVPSVDWQVVVVAADGRRAGAGPYPVANPCPVPI, encoded by the coding sequence GACCGGCTGTACACGTACTGTCGGTTCCTGCTGCGCGACGCCGACGGCGCGGCCGACGCCGTCCACGACACGTTCGTCCTGGCCGGTCAGCGGGCGGCGCAGCTGCGCGACCCGGAGCGGCTGCGCCCCTGGCTGTACGCCATCGCCCGCAACGAGTGCCTGCGGGTAATCCGTGGCCAGCGGCGGCAGCTGCCGCTGGACGACGTGGGTGAGCTGCCCGCCACGCCGGTCGATCCGGTCACCGGGCTCGGTGCCGAACAGTTGCGGGAGCTGGTCCGGTCGGCGGCCGCCGGGCTGAACCCCGGTGACCGGCAGGTGATCGAGCTCGCCATCCGGCACGACCTGTCCGCCGCCGATGTCGGTGCCGTACTGGGGGTCTCCGACAGCCACGCGCACGCCCGGCTGTCCCGGGCCCGGACTCAACTGGAACGGGCCATCGGCGCGCTGCTGGTGGCCCGCACCGGCGCCGACGACTGCCCGACCCTCGGCGAGCTGCTGCGCGGTTGGGACGGCACGCTGACCGTGCTGCTACGCAAACGGGTCAGCAGGCACATCGAGTCCTGCCCGACCTGCGCCGACCGTCGCCGCCGGCAGGTCAGCCCGGCCGCGTTGTTCTCCGCGTACGCGACCCTGCCGATGCTCGCCGTCCCGGCGGAACTCTGGCCCCGACTGGAGTTGACCAGCGCCGACGCCGGCCAGGCAGCAACCCGGGCGCGGATCGAGCAGCGGGCCGGCCGGTTCGACCCGGCCACCGGCTTTCCCCGCCGGGGCGAGCCGCGTCGAGGTCGGCTGCTGGCCGGCCTGGCGGCGGCCGCCGTGCTGGCCCTGCTGATCGGCGGTGCCGTGGTGGTGCCCCGGCTGGCTACGGTCGACGACACCGCCCGGTCTGCGCCGGCCGAGTCGCCAGGTCTGGCCGCGCCACCGACCACACCGTCGGCGGGCAGCGAGCCGACGGCCACCCCGGGCGAACCGGCACCGACGATGCCAACGGCGACCGCGTCGGCCGGCGGCGGCCCGGAGCCGACCGGCTCCGCCGGGCCGCTGCCGTTGACGGTCCAGGCCGAGGCGCGGGTCTCCTGCACCGGATCCAGCCGCTACCAGTTGACCGTGGTCGCCACCGTCACCGGCGGCACCGTCGAGTCGGCGGTGCTCATCTGGACCAGCGGCGCGGCCGGGTCTACGCAGCCGCCGCCGACGGATCCGACGACCGAGCCTGGATCCGACCCGGAGTCGACTTCCGGCCCCGGTGCCGGCGGTCCGGGTGGCATCGCCGCGCCGGGCGGGGTGCCGGCGCGGGGCGGCGAGGTGGCGATGACCGTCTCCGGGGGCACCGCGACCGGGCAGGTCGGGCAGGTGGCCGTACCCTCGGTCGACTGGCAGGTCGTCGTCGTGGCAGCCGACGGGCGGCGGGCCGGTGCCGGACCGTACCCGGTCGCCAACCCGTGTCCGGTGCCGATCTGA
- a CDS encoding GNAT family N-acetyltransferase, giving the protein MQRNPDGGDGDQDRASVYHRAGTQADVPAVLDLIDGAVQWLAERGRTGQWGTEPQSTDPRRIAMVTGWAKESGLVLACVPVGDGGERVIGALAVGTARSYVPPVNEPELYVNLLVTDRSWAGRGVGRALLDRAREIAAERGATLLRVDCYAGDDRALVRYYERAGFTAAEPFTVDRPAGPWPGQILSQRIR; this is encoded by the coding sequence ATGCAGCGCAACCCCGACGGCGGAGACGGCGACCAGGATCGGGCATCGGTCTACCACCGGGCCGGTACACAGGCCGACGTTCCTGCGGTCCTCGACCTGATCGACGGTGCCGTGCAGTGGCTGGCCGAGCGGGGGCGCACCGGGCAGTGGGGGACCGAACCGCAGTCGACCGACCCGCGCCGGATCGCGATGGTCACCGGGTGGGCGAAGGAGAGCGGCCTGGTGCTGGCCTGCGTGCCGGTCGGCGACGGTGGCGAGCGGGTCATCGGGGCGCTCGCCGTCGGCACCGCCCGGTCCTACGTGCCGCCGGTCAACGAACCCGAGCTGTACGTGAACCTGCTGGTCACCGACCGGTCGTGGGCCGGCAGAGGAGTGGGGCGGGCGCTGCTGGACCGGGCCCGGGAAATCGCCGCCGAGCGCGGCGCGACGCTGCTGCGGGTCGACTGCTACGCCGGTGATGACCGGGCGCTGGTGCGCTACTACGAGCGGGCCGGGTTCACCGCCGCCGAGCCGTTCACCGTCGACCGGCCGGCGGGCCCGTGGCCAGGCCAGATCCTCAGCCAGCGGATCCGCTGA
- a CDS encoding acetolactate synthase large subunit has translation MTRPTPETLAHRAHSAAAAAPTPATLANAVTPPPAPPVPVSGAGCLVRSLEALGVDVVFGIPGGAILPAYDPLYDSTVRHILVRHEQGAGHAATGYAQATGRVGVCMATSGPGATNLVTPIADAYMDSVPIVAITGQVARPSIGTDAFQEADIQGITLPITKHNYLVQSGEEIPRVLAEAFHLAATGRPGPVLVDIPKDVLQAPTTFAWPPTLDLPGYRPTLHPHGKQIREAARLMAGARRPVLYVGGGVLKAQATEGLRRLAELTGIPVVTTLMARGAFPDSHPQHLGMPGMHGTVAAVYALQKADLIVALGARFDDRVTGKLDSFAPGAAVVHADIDPAEIGKNRTADVPIVGDARHVIDELIEAYPAAERGVPTGRPAARSAGPAGDRSDWWAQLDDLRERYPLGYDEPDDGTLSPQYVIERLGKLAGPDAIYVAGVGQHQMWASQFISYEKPNTWLNSGGLGTMGYAVPAAMGAKVGQPETVVWAVDGDGCFQMTNQELATCALEGIPVKVALINNGNLGMVRQWQTLFYDERYSNTDLGTHKHRIPDFVKLAEALGCVGLRCENAADVDKTIAAAMEINDVPVVIDFVVGKDAMVWPMVAAGTSNDEIMFARDVRPTFDEDDL, from the coding sequence ATGACGAGACCCACGCCCGAGACCCTCGCCCACCGCGCGCACTCGGCCGCGGCGGCCGCGCCGACCCCGGCCACCCTCGCCAACGCCGTGACCCCGCCGCCGGCACCGCCGGTGCCGGTCTCCGGCGCGGGTTGCCTGGTCCGGTCCCTGGAGGCACTCGGCGTCGACGTGGTGTTCGGCATCCCCGGCGGGGCGATCCTGCCGGCCTACGACCCGCTGTACGACTCGACGGTGCGGCACATCCTGGTCCGCCACGAGCAGGGCGCCGGGCACGCCGCGACCGGCTACGCCCAGGCCACCGGTCGGGTCGGGGTGTGCATGGCGACCTCCGGTCCGGGCGCCACCAACCTGGTCACCCCGATCGCCGACGCGTACATGGACTCGGTGCCGATCGTGGCCATCACCGGCCAAGTGGCCCGCCCGTCGATCGGCACCGACGCCTTCCAGGAAGCCGACATCCAGGGCATCACCCTGCCGATCACCAAGCACAACTACCTGGTGCAGTCGGGCGAGGAGATCCCCCGGGTGCTGGCCGAGGCGTTCCACCTGGCGGCCACCGGCCGGCCCGGACCGGTGCTGGTCGACATCCCCAAGGACGTGCTGCAGGCACCGACCACCTTCGCCTGGCCGCCCACGCTGGACCTGCCCGGCTACCGGCCCACCCTGCACCCGCACGGCAAGCAGATCCGCGAGGCGGCCCGGCTGATGGCCGGCGCCCGCCGCCCGGTGCTCTACGTCGGCGGCGGCGTGCTCAAGGCGCAGGCCACCGAAGGGCTGCGCCGGCTCGCCGAACTGACCGGCATCCCGGTGGTCACCACCCTGATGGCCCGGGGCGCGTTCCCCGACTCGCACCCGCAGCATCTGGGCATGCCCGGCATGCACGGCACCGTCGCGGCGGTGTACGCGCTGCAGAAGGCGGATCTGATCGTGGCGCTCGGCGCCCGGTTCGACGACCGGGTGACCGGCAAGCTGGATTCCTTCGCCCCCGGCGCGGCGGTGGTGCACGCCGACATCGACCCGGCCGAGATCGGCAAGAACCGCACCGCCGACGTGCCGATCGTCGGCGACGCCCGGCACGTCATCGACGAGCTGATCGAGGCGTACCCGGCGGCGGAGCGGGGCGTCCCCACCGGCCGTCCGGCGGCGCGCTCCGCCGGCCCGGCCGGCGACCGCAGCGACTGGTGGGCGCAGCTGGACGACCTGCGGGAGCGCTACCCGCTGGGCTACGACGAGCCGGACGACGGCACGCTGTCCCCGCAGTACGTGATCGAGCGGCTCGGCAAGTTGGCCGGACCGGACGCCATCTACGTCGCCGGCGTCGGCCAGCACCAGATGTGGGCCTCCCAGTTCATCTCCTACGAGAAGCCGAACACCTGGCTCAACTCCGGTGGGCTGGGCACCATGGGGTACGCGGTCCCGGCCGCGATGGGTGCCAAGGTCGGCCAGCCGGAGACGGTGGTCTGGGCGGTCGACGGCGACGGCTGCTTCCAGATGACCAACCAGGAGCTGGCCACCTGTGCCCTGGAGGGCATCCCGGTCAAGGTGGCGCTGATCAACAACGGCAACCTGGGCATGGTCCGGCAGTGGCAGACGCTGTTCTACGACGAGCGCTACTCCAACACCGACCTGGGCACCCACAAGCACCGCATCCCGGACTTCGTCAAGCTCGCCGAGGCGCTCGGCTGTGTCGGGCTGCGCTGCGAGAACGCCGCCGACGTGGACAAGACCATCGCTGCCGCGATGGAGATCAACGACGTCCCGGTCGTGATCGACTTCGTGGTCGGCAAGGACGCCATGGTCTGGCCGATGGTCGCCGCCGGCACCAGCAACGATGAGATCATGTTCGCCCGGGACGTCCGGCCCACCTTCGACGAGGACGACCTGTGA
- a CDS encoding bifunctional diguanylate cyclase/phosphodiesterase, with protein sequence MTTLSVLAGLAGAVAMAAEWDRQQPQRSLLATVVAVGCALGGLLLIWGLLRLPDIAGRSAPTARHLLDCLAVGAALWFTGWVLVAPPTRLLGTATPAVCPAILLATATVAAITGVAVMTALHSGRHPTGPLLGGAGTVLIGLSGIGAAAGICQYGVGLVLAGAVGLPVGLVLVWLGGGRPGCGGSAPAGLVPRGAGYAFLPMVVMATAGFYHVASGGEFTTIAVAVGSLEGFILVGRQYLALLDVRRYAARLASSEAHFRNLAHTDPLTGLANRRALLRELYDCVADRRPGGLLTLDLDGFKTVNDMRGHDVGDAVLIEVGRRLVAELAGAGLAARLGGDEFAVLLSLPDPDEAHRVAVRILRALDEPYPHDKGPIYVSASIGMACCSTAPDAPALLRNADLALRSAKQRGKNRVERYDVSYDQAQRRRVRLEHEMRGAIDRGELRLAFQPVVAVPSVRPVGAEALIRWHHPELGKVPPDEFIPLAEECGMISRLGAWVLDEACRQLSRWLAEGHDVWVSVNVSPHELHAPEYVLQVDEALRRHRVPSQRLVLEVTEHAVARDLAELIRRLKALRATGVRIALDDFGAGYSSLGQLRNLPIDILKIDHSLVAEQGPVAPPLPGRRAFAPMVDVVMRLGHQLGLEVIAEGVTNQAELAVVVEAGCRFGQGALFGWGVPAEHLEAMLSAATSSGNRRGIGGRRRPGEDQQASAGAAPLPAQDVRSVDSSREMRQA encoded by the coding sequence ATGACCACCTTGAGTGTGCTAGCCGGGCTGGCCGGTGCCGTCGCGATGGCCGCCGAGTGGGACCGGCAGCAGCCGCAGCGGAGTCTGCTCGCCACGGTCGTCGCGGTCGGCTGCGCGCTCGGCGGGCTGCTGCTTATCTGGGGCCTGCTGCGGCTGCCGGACATCGCCGGGCGGTCCGCGCCGACCGCCCGTCACCTGCTCGACTGCCTGGCGGTCGGTGCGGCGCTGTGGTTTACCGGCTGGGTGCTGGTCGCCCCACCGACCCGGCTGCTGGGCACCGCCACCCCGGCCGTCTGCCCGGCGATCCTGCTGGCTACCGCGACGGTCGCCGCGATCACCGGGGTGGCGGTGATGACCGCGCTGCACAGCGGCCGGCATCCGACCGGTCCGCTGCTCGGCGGTGCGGGCACCGTGCTGATCGGGCTCAGCGGCATCGGCGCGGCGGCCGGCATCTGCCAGTACGGCGTGGGGCTCGTCCTGGCCGGTGCCGTCGGGTTGCCGGTCGGGCTGGTGCTGGTCTGGCTCGGTGGGGGACGGCCGGGGTGCGGCGGCAGCGCGCCGGCCGGCCTGGTGCCGCGCGGGGCGGGGTACGCGTTCCTGCCGATGGTGGTGATGGCCACCGCCGGCTTCTACCACGTGGCCAGCGGCGGCGAGTTCACCACCATCGCGGTGGCGGTCGGCAGCCTGGAGGGCTTCATCCTGGTGGGCCGGCAGTACCTGGCACTGCTCGACGTGCGCCGGTACGCGGCCCGGCTGGCATCGAGCGAGGCGCACTTTCGCAACCTCGCGCACACCGACCCGTTGACCGGGCTGGCCAACCGGCGGGCGCTGCTGCGTGAGCTGTACGACTGCGTCGCCGATCGGCGTCCCGGCGGGCTGCTCACCCTGGACCTGGACGGGTTCAAGACGGTCAACGACATGCGGGGTCACGACGTCGGTGACGCCGTGCTGATCGAGGTGGGCCGGCGGCTGGTCGCCGAATTGGCCGGGGCGGGGCTGGCCGCCCGGCTGGGCGGCGACGAGTTCGCCGTACTGCTGTCGTTGCCGGACCCGGACGAGGCGCACCGGGTCGCGGTCCGGATCCTGCGCGCCCTCGACGAGCCGTACCCGCACGACAAGGGTCCGATCTACGTGTCGGCGAGCATCGGGATGGCCTGCTGTTCGACCGCGCCGGACGCTCCGGCGCTGCTGCGCAACGCGGACCTGGCGCTGCGCTCGGCGAAGCAGCGGGGCAAGAACCGGGTGGAGCGCTACGACGTCTCCTACGACCAGGCCCAGCGTCGCCGGGTCCGGCTGGAGCACGAGATGCGCGGCGCGATCGACCGCGGCGAGCTGCGGCTGGCCTTCCAACCGGTGGTGGCGGTGCCGTCGGTACGGCCGGTCGGGGCCGAGGCGTTGATCCGGTGGCACCATCCGGAGCTGGGCAAGGTGCCACCGGACGAGTTCATCCCGCTGGCCGAGGAGTGCGGGATGATCAGCCGGCTGGGTGCCTGGGTGCTCGACGAGGCGTGCCGGCAGCTGTCCCGCTGGCTGGCCGAGGGGCACGACGTCTGGGTGTCGGTCAACGTGTCGCCGCACGAGCTGCACGCCCCGGAGTACGTGCTGCAGGTCGACGAGGCGTTGCGACGACACCGGGTGCCGTCGCAACGCCTGGTGCTGGAGGTCACCGAGCATGCCGTCGCCCGGGACCTCGCCGAGCTGATCCGCCGGCTGAAGGCGCTGCGCGCCACCGGGGTACGGATCGCCCTGGACGATTTCGGTGCCGGCTACTCGTCGCTCGGTCAGCTGCGGAACCTGCCGATCGACATTCTCAAGATCGACCACAGTCTGGTGGCCGAGCAGGGGCCGGTCGCGCCGCCGCTGCCGGGTCGGCGGGCGTTCGCGCCGATGGTCGACGTGGTGATGCGGCTCGGGCACCAGTTGGGTCTGGAGGTCATCGCCGAGGGGGTGACCAACCAGGCCGAGCTGGCCGTCGTGGTGGAGGCGGGCTGCCGGTTCGGGCAGGGCGCGCTGTTCGGTTGGGGGGTGCCGGCCGAGCATCTGGAGGCGATGTTGTCGGCGGCGACGTCGTCCGGTAACCGGCGTGGAATCGGCGGCCGCCGCCGTCCCGGCGAAGATCAGCAGGCCAGCGCCGGTGCGGCGCCGTTACCCGCCCAGGATGTGAGATCAGTTGACTCATCGCGTGAGATGCGTCAGGCTTAG
- the ilvD gene encoding dihydroxy-acid dehydratase — protein MPELRSRTSTHGRTMAGARALWRATGMTDDDFGKPIVAIANSFTQFVPGHVHLKDLGGLVADAVADAGGVGREFNTIAVDDGIAMGHGGMLYSLPSRELIADAVEYMVNAHCADALVCISNCDKITPGMLLAALRLNIPTVFVSGGPMEAGKTVAVEGVVHAKLDLIDAMIAASNDNVTDAQLDTIERSACPTCGSCSGMFTANSMNCLTEAVGLALPGNGSVLATHAARKSLFVEAGRTVVEIAKRWYDGDDASVLPRAVASRAAFENAVALDVAMGGSTNTVLHLLAAAREAELDFGVADIDDISRRVPCLAKVAPNTPKYHMEDVHRAGGIPAILGELDRAGALRRDVHAVHSPSLTRWLADWDIRGGSATDEAVELFHAAPGGVRTTEPFSTTNRWSSLDTDAAQGCIRDVAHAYSADGGLAILHGNLAPQGAVVKTAGVPDDCLTFRGPAKVYESQEDTVSAILAGEVVAGDVVVVRYEGPKGGPGMQEMLYPTSFLKGRGLGRACALITDGRFSGGTSGLSIGHASPEAASGGLIALVEPGDEIVIDIPARKLELNVPDEVLQARRIAQEKRDRPYTPVDRQRPVSAALRAYASMATSASDGAYRLVPE, from the coding sequence ATGCCTGAGCTGCGGTCGAGGACCTCCACCCACGGTCGGACGATGGCCGGCGCCCGGGCCCTGTGGCGGGCCACCGGGATGACCGACGACGACTTCGGCAAGCCGATCGTCGCCATCGCCAACAGCTTCACCCAGTTCGTGCCCGGCCACGTACATCTGAAGGATCTCGGCGGGCTGGTCGCCGACGCGGTGGCCGACGCCGGCGGGGTGGGCCGCGAGTTCAACACCATCGCCGTCGACGACGGCATCGCCATGGGCCACGGCGGCATGCTCTACTCGCTGCCCAGCCGGGAGCTGATCGCCGACGCCGTCGAGTACATGGTCAACGCGCACTGCGCCGACGCGCTGGTCTGCATCTCGAACTGCGACAAGATCACCCCGGGGATGCTGCTCGCCGCGCTGCGGCTCAACATCCCCACCGTGTTCGTCTCCGGCGGCCCGATGGAGGCCGGCAAGACCGTCGCCGTCGAAGGCGTCGTGCACGCCAAACTCGACCTGATCGACGCCATGATCGCCGCGTCGAACGACAACGTGACCGACGCCCAGCTCGACACCATCGAGCGGTCCGCCTGCCCGACCTGCGGCTCCTGCTCCGGCATGTTCACCGCCAACTCGATGAACTGCCTCACCGAGGCGGTCGGGCTGGCGCTGCCGGGCAACGGCTCGGTGCTGGCCACCCACGCCGCCCGCAAGTCGCTGTTCGTCGAGGCCGGCCGGACCGTCGTGGAGATCGCCAAGCGGTGGTACGACGGCGACGACGCCTCGGTGCTGCCCCGCGCCGTCGCCAGCCGGGCCGCGTTCGAGAACGCGGTGGCCCTGGACGTGGCGATGGGCGGCTCCACCAACACGGTGCTGCACCTGCTGGCCGCCGCCCGCGAGGCCGAGCTGGACTTCGGCGTCGCCGACATCGACGACATCTCCCGCCGGGTGCCCTGCCTGGCCAAGGTCGCCCCGAACACCCCGAAGTACCACATGGAGGACGTGCACCGGGCCGGCGGCATCCCGGCGATCCTCGGCGAACTGGACCGGGCCGGCGCGCTGCGCCGCGACGTGCACGCCGTGCACTCGCCGTCGCTGACCCGGTGGCTGGCCGACTGGGACATCCGGGGCGGCAGCGCCACCGACGAGGCGGTCGAGCTGTTCCACGCCGCCCCCGGCGGGGTGCGTACCACCGAGCCGTTCTCCACCACCAACCGATGGTCCAGTCTGGACACCGATGCGGCGCAGGGCTGCATCCGCGACGTGGCCCACGCGTACTCCGCCGACGGCGGCCTGGCGATCCTGCACGGCAACCTGGCCCCGCAGGGCGCGGTGGTCAAGACCGCCGGGGTGCCCGACGACTGCCTGACCTTCCGCGGCCCGGCCAAGGTGTACGAGTCGCAGGAGGACACCGTCTCGGCGATCCTGGCCGGCGAGGTGGTCGCCGGTGACGTGGTGGTGGTCCGCTACGAAGGCCCCAAGGGCGGGCCGGGCATGCAGGAGATGCTCTACCCGACCTCGTTCCTGAAGGGGCGCGGCCTCGGCCGGGCCTGCGCGCTGATCACCGACGGCCGGTTCTCCGGCGGCACCTCCGGGCTGTCCATCGGGCACGCCTCCCCCGAGGCCGCCTCCGGTGGGCTGATCGCCCTGGTCGAGCCGGGCGACGAGATCGTCATCGACATCCCGGCCCGCAAGCTGGAGCTGAACGTGCCCGACGAGGTGCTGCAGGCCCGCCGGATCGCCCAGGAGAAGCGGGACCGCCCGTACACCCCGGTCGACCGGCAACGGCCGGTGTCGGCGGCGCTGCGGGCGTACGCCTCGATGGCCACCTCGGCCAGCGATGGCGCCTACCGCCTCGTCCCGGAGTGA
- a CDS encoding TetR/AcrR family transcriptional regulator, with product MQSRQKVPIGRPRGFDADEALEQAVLVFWAQGYEGASLDDLTGAMGITRTSMYRAFGNKEDLFRKALERYTEGPAAYFARALGQSTAREVATTFLGGAVRSTTRPNCPAGCLGVQGSLAAGESGRQARDTLAAWREEGTSHLRDRFQRAVDEGDLPADAEPGLLARYLMTVANGIAVQAAGGTARDELQLVADMALRSWPPGTS from the coding sequence ATGCAGAGCAGGCAGAAGGTGCCGATCGGCAGGCCGAGAGGGTTCGACGCCGACGAGGCCCTCGAACAGGCGGTCTTGGTCTTCTGGGCGCAGGGCTACGAGGGCGCCAGCCTCGACGATCTCACCGGCGCGATGGGCATCACCCGCACGAGCATGTACCGGGCCTTCGGTAACAAAGAGGATCTGTTCCGCAAAGCGCTGGAGCGTTACACCGAGGGCCCGGCAGCCTACTTCGCCCGGGCGCTGGGGCAATCGACAGCCCGGGAGGTCGCCACCACGTTCCTCGGCGGTGCGGTGCGGTCCACCACCCGGCCGAATTGTCCCGCCGGATGCCTCGGAGTGCAGGGCTCCCTGGCGGCCGGCGAATCCGGTCGTCAGGCCCGCGACACCCTCGCCGCGTGGCGGGAGGAGGGCACCAGCCATCTGCGGGACCGGTTTCAGCGGGCCGTCGACGAGGGCGATCTGCCGGCCGATGCCGAACCCGGCCTGCTCGCCCGGTACCTGATGACCGTAGCCAACGGGATCGCCGTTCAGGCCGCAGGCGGCACCGCTCGTGACGAGTTACAGCTAGTGGCCGACATGGCTCTGCGCAGCTGGCCTCCGGGCACCTCCTGA
- a CDS encoding SDR family NAD(P)-dependent oxidoreductase: MVLVTGGTSGIGLSLAEAFLDEGASVAVCGRSQPALDRFSQAHPQALAVRADVTIPTARAAMLDAVTERFGRLDVLINNAGTFVERDFTAAGGATESLDQEIDLNLGAPIHLTGEALRRWPALDAIVFVTSGFALVSPSRAPTYGAVKAGLHGFADGLRRQLAPHGTHVLEVLPPATDTAMNADLARAKLPPAEVAAVTLKALRRRRPMALPGQTKLMPTLLRIAPHALGRMVAKL; this comes from the coding sequence GTGGTTCTTGTCACCGGCGGAACGTCGGGTATCGGCCTGAGTCTCGCGGAGGCCTTCCTGGACGAAGGAGCTTCCGTGGCCGTGTGTGGCCGTTCGCAGCCGGCCCTCGACCGCTTCAGCCAGGCACACCCGCAGGCGCTGGCCGTGCGGGCCGACGTGACCATCCCGACGGCGAGAGCCGCGATGCTCGACGCGGTCACTGAACGGTTCGGCCGGCTCGACGTGCTGATCAACAACGCCGGCACGTTCGTCGAACGGGACTTCACCGCAGCCGGGGGCGCCACTGAGTCGCTCGACCAGGAGATCGACCTCAATCTCGGGGCACCCATCCACCTGACCGGCGAGGCGTTGCGGCGCTGGCCAGCTCTGGACGCGATCGTGTTCGTGACGTCGGGCTTCGCCCTGGTCTCGCCATCCCGCGCCCCGACCTACGGCGCTGTCAAGGCCGGACTGCACGGCTTCGCGGACGGGCTGCGCCGCCAACTCGCACCCCACGGCACCCACGTGCTCGAGGTGCTCCCACCAGCTACGGACACAGCCATGAACGCCGACCTCGCGCGGGCGAAGCTGCCGCCCGCGGAGGTCGCGGCGGTCACGCTCAAAGCGCTGCGGCGGCGCCGGCCGATGGCTCTGCCGGGCCAGACGAAGCTGATGCCGACGTTGCTTCGGATCGCGCCGCATGCCCTCGGGCGCATGGTCGCGAAACTCTGA